One window of Arthrobacter oryzae genomic DNA carries:
- a CDS encoding cation-translocating P-type ATPase, with product MTPQSTGTNNTVATPVPWHALRSDEVFDALSSGPGGLSTAEASRRLADYGPNELSVAGATPWWRVLLRQFTSPLIGILLAAAVVTFIQQHWVDSGAIFLILCINAALGFVQERKAEADVRALQSLSTPSCRALRDGTEQVVPGRDIVPGDVVLLESGERVPADLRLVETNGLQLDESLLTGEPFAATKHPAQVPADTGAADRANMAFSGTFVGSGRGKGITIATGAGTALGEINALVQGPPGKSPLQLLTHSLERRIGLTVLAALVFIFIAGLVLGNDVSTMFRTSVGLAVATIPESLPIVLTVALSLGVSRMAKRNAIIRTLPAVETLGSTNVIGSDKTGTLTENRLTVERIWTTAGLLDITDGDDDSGAADTPLVRAVLRAGALTNEATLTSEDEDLEYSGDAVDAAMAKAAVARAAITEQARAAEPLAHQPYEPHLRYSQTVHTDAGGRRALYVKGSPEALMDASGTMALVSGEGPLDQALIHSANDAMGRDGLRVIAAGSRILAADEELPSALPAPSGLTFLGMEGMTDPPRAGVAEAIATCRRAGIKVMMITGDHPVTATAIASRLGLATDKPALTGAEMAELDDHMLAARLEQSSVAARVSPVEKLRIVHALQATGKVVAVTGDGVNDAPALKAAAIGVAMGKSGTDVAREAADVVLTDDNFVTIVHAVEEGRVTFAAIRKTTYFLLSTGAAALVAVTLSVFADTPLLFLPVQMLWMNVVTNGVQDIALAFEPAEGDELTRPPRPPTDGILSRTLWFRAGITGAWMALAVILSFIVELHNGYPEIHARTLALTMFVMLSFFQVFSSRAENKSLFQLRLLANKPLLYTSLAALALHWAVMTWPVTAVLLELTPLNAWEWLLCAAVGSTVLVIVEAEKAVRRWTHRNDAVE from the coding sequence ATGACCCCTCAGTCCACCGGAACCAACAACACGGTGGCGACACCCGTGCCGTGGCACGCTTTGCGGTCAGACGAGGTTTTTGACGCCTTATCGTCCGGCCCCGGCGGGCTCAGCACCGCGGAGGCCTCGCGCCGGCTGGCCGACTACGGGCCCAACGAGTTGAGCGTCGCCGGGGCCACCCCGTGGTGGCGCGTGCTGCTGCGGCAGTTCACGAGCCCGCTGATCGGGATCCTGCTGGCGGCCGCCGTCGTGACCTTTATCCAACAGCACTGGGTGGACTCCGGGGCCATCTTCCTCATCCTGTGTATCAACGCAGCCCTGGGGTTTGTCCAGGAGCGCAAGGCAGAGGCGGACGTCCGGGCGCTCCAGTCGCTCTCCACCCCGTCCTGCCGGGCGCTCCGGGACGGCACCGAACAGGTGGTCCCCGGACGCGACATCGTCCCCGGCGATGTGGTGCTCCTGGAGAGCGGGGAACGGGTCCCGGCCGATCTTCGACTCGTCGAAACCAACGGCCTGCAGCTTGATGAGTCCCTGCTGACCGGCGAACCGTTCGCGGCCACCAAACACCCTGCGCAGGTTCCTGCCGATACAGGCGCCGCCGACCGGGCAAATATGGCGTTCAGCGGCACGTTCGTGGGCAGCGGCCGGGGCAAGGGAATCACCATTGCGACCGGTGCGGGAACGGCGCTCGGTGAAATCAATGCACTCGTCCAGGGTCCGCCCGGCAAATCACCGCTGCAACTGCTCACGCACAGCCTGGAGCGGCGCATCGGCCTGACCGTCCTGGCGGCACTGGTTTTCATCTTCATTGCCGGACTGGTGCTCGGCAACGACGTCTCCACCATGTTCCGCACCTCGGTGGGACTCGCGGTGGCGACCATCCCGGAATCACTTCCGATTGTCCTGACGGTCGCGCTCAGCCTCGGCGTCTCCCGGATGGCAAAACGGAACGCCATCATCCGCACCCTGCCCGCCGTCGAAACCCTGGGCTCCACCAACGTCATCGGATCCGACAAAACAGGCACGCTGACCGAGAACCGGCTGACGGTGGAGCGAATCTGGACCACCGCCGGGCTGCTGGACATAACAGATGGGGACGACGACAGCGGTGCAGCGGACACGCCGCTGGTCCGGGCCGTGCTGCGGGCCGGTGCTTTGACCAACGAGGCGACGCTGACGTCCGAGGACGAGGACCTGGAGTATTCCGGGGACGCCGTCGATGCGGCCATGGCAAAGGCCGCCGTGGCCCGGGCTGCCATCACAGAACAGGCCCGCGCAGCGGAGCCCCTGGCCCACCAGCCCTACGAACCGCACTTGAGGTACTCACAGACAGTCCACACCGATGCAGGCGGACGGCGGGCCCTGTATGTCAAAGGTTCCCCGGAAGCGCTGATGGACGCATCCGGCACCATGGCCCTGGTGAGCGGTGAGGGCCCGCTGGACCAGGCGCTGATCCATTCGGCCAACGACGCGATGGGCAGGGATGGCCTCCGGGTCATCGCCGCCGGATCCCGGATCCTGGCCGCCGACGAGGAATTGCCTTCAGCACTGCCGGCGCCGTCGGGCCTTACGTTCCTGGGCATGGAAGGTATGACGGACCCGCCGCGGGCCGGGGTGGCCGAAGCTATCGCCACGTGCCGCCGGGCCGGGATCAAAGTCATGATGATTACCGGCGACCACCCGGTAACCGCCACGGCGATCGCAAGCCGACTTGGCCTGGCGACGGACAAACCCGCACTGACCGGCGCCGAAATGGCGGAACTCGATGACCACATGCTCGCCGCACGCCTCGAGCAGTCCAGCGTCGCGGCAAGGGTCTCCCCGGTGGAGAAGCTTCGGATCGTGCACGCCCTGCAGGCAACCGGGAAGGTCGTGGCCGTTACCGGCGACGGCGTCAATGACGCCCCGGCCCTCAAAGCCGCCGCGATCGGGGTGGCGATGGGCAAATCCGGCACGGACGTTGCCCGCGAAGCGGCCGACGTGGTGCTGACCGATGACAACTTCGTCACCATCGTGCACGCCGTGGAAGAAGGCAGGGTCACCTTCGCAGCCATCCGCAAGACCACGTACTTCCTGCTCTCCACCGGTGCGGCAGCGCTGGTGGCCGTAACGTTGAGCGTGTTCGCCGATACACCGCTGCTGTTCCTGCCCGTACAGATGCTGTGGATGAATGTGGTGACCAACGGCGTCCAGGACATCGCCCTGGCCTTCGAGCCGGCGGAGGGCGATGAACTCACCCGCCCGCCCCGGCCACCGACCGACGGCATCCTCTCCCGCACGCTCTGGTTCAGGGCGGGCATCACCGGCGCGTGGATGGCCCTGGCCGTGATCCTGAGCTTCATCGTGGAACTGCACAACGGCTACCCCGAAATCCACGCCCGGACCCTCGCGCTGACCATGTTCGTGATGCTCAGCTTCTTCCAGGTCTTCAGCTCCCGGGCCGAGAATAAATCCCTCTTCCAGCTGCGACTGCTGGCCAATAAACCGCTGCTCTACACCTCACTGGCCGCTCTTGCACTGCACTGGGCCGTCATGACCTGGCCCGTCACTGCAGTGCTGCTGGAACTCACGCCGCTGAACGCATGGGAGTGGCTCCTCTGCGCGGCCGTGGGATCCACTGTCCTGGTCATCGTGGAGGCCGAAAAAGCCGTCCGCCGCTGGACACACCGCAACGACGCGGTGGAGTGA
- a CDS encoding ABC transporter permease, with protein MPGVLRLAWFQARRDRIALPVWILGITLLGFATSSAVATQFGDEPSQAAILKLAASNPAFLFLRGLPDGTGVGPVVFFQGYAFTAVLAGLMSTFLVVRHTRTDEELGRAELLGSVPLPREASLVATLLLAAAANLLLAVFAAAGYVAAGLPVPGSAGAGAAVGVVGIFFAGLAAVTAQVLPSGRGANGASAGLVGAAYLLRGAGDALGTPAADLLHVSSAWPSLLSPIGWGQRSRPFTSPDPSALLVVAIAALALGATAVLVRRRRDLGASLLPQRSGRERAGIGGTSFAGLAWRLQRSTLAGWCIGAATLGAVAGALGPLVSETVSSVEPLRELIARLVPGGQAGLIDVFVAALLGVAGVFAAAAGMQAVLRMRAEEAEGRAELLLAAPLSRTRWLGANMVIAALSAVVVSGTAGAAATVGLWLSGTAHGPAGSLVVAALAHVPAAAVFLTAAAVVFASAPRLSIPLGWGFLAAGLILGEFGELFGLPVWLQDLSPFRHSFAMPVEAFDLTGAMVLAVVAAAFAGLAAYSIQRRDVTA; from the coding sequence ATGCCCGGCGTGCTGCGACTGGCATGGTTCCAGGCACGCAGGGACCGGATAGCCCTGCCCGTCTGGATCCTGGGCATCACACTGCTCGGCTTCGCGACCTCCAGCGCCGTCGCCACCCAATTCGGTGACGAGCCCTCGCAGGCAGCGATCCTTAAGCTGGCAGCGTCGAACCCCGCGTTCCTCTTCCTTCGAGGCCTTCCCGACGGCACCGGCGTGGGGCCAGTCGTGTTTTTTCAGGGCTACGCGTTCACGGCGGTCCTGGCAGGACTGATGAGCACCTTTTTGGTGGTGCGGCACACCCGCACCGATGAAGAACTCGGACGGGCCGAACTCCTCGGTTCCGTCCCGCTCCCGCGGGAAGCGTCCCTGGTGGCAACGCTTCTCCTGGCCGCCGCCGCGAACCTGTTGCTGGCCGTATTTGCCGCCGCAGGTTACGTCGCCGCAGGGTTGCCGGTTCCCGGCTCGGCAGGTGCCGGTGCCGCCGTTGGCGTTGTGGGGATCTTCTTCGCGGGCCTCGCCGCTGTCACCGCCCAGGTGCTGCCCTCGGGCAGGGGTGCCAACGGCGCGTCTGCAGGACTGGTCGGTGCTGCGTATCTGCTCCGGGGTGCCGGGGACGCCCTCGGCACACCGGCGGCGGACCTGCTGCACGTGAGCAGTGCGTGGCCATCGCTGCTCTCGCCCATCGGGTGGGGCCAGCGGTCACGGCCCTTCACCAGCCCGGACCCGTCCGCGCTACTGGTAGTTGCCATTGCCGCTCTCGCGTTGGGAGCAACCGCAGTGCTGGTCCGGCGGCGGCGGGACCTGGGCGCCAGCCTTTTGCCCCAGCGCAGCGGCAGGGAACGGGCCGGAATCGGAGGTACGTCCTTCGCAGGCCTGGCCTGGCGCCTGCAACGTTCCACGTTGGCCGGATGGTGCATCGGGGCCGCAACCCTGGGTGCGGTGGCGGGCGCTCTTGGACCCCTGGTGAGCGAGACGGTCTCCAGCGTGGAGCCCTTGAGGGAACTCATTGCCCGCCTCGTGCCAGGCGGGCAGGCCGGGTTGATTGACGTGTTTGTGGCAGCCTTGCTGGGTGTCGCCGGGGTGTTCGCCGCCGCGGCAGGCATGCAGGCCGTGTTGCGGATGCGCGCGGAGGAGGCTGAGGGCAGGGCAGAGCTTCTCCTCGCCGCGCCGCTCAGCCGGACCCGGTGGCTCGGGGCAAACATGGTCATCGCGGCCCTGTCCGCCGTCGTTGTTTCCGGAACGGCCGGCGCCGCAGCCACAGTCGGCCTGTGGCTTTCGGGCACTGCCCACGGACCGGCAGGGTCCCTGGTCGTGGCCGCGCTGGCCCACGTTCCCGCCGCGGCGGTTTTCCTGACGGCTGCCGCCGTAGTCTTCGCCTCCGCACCGCGGCTCAGCATCCCGTTGGGCTGGGGCTTCCTGGCTGCCGGACTTATTCTGGGCGAATTCGGGGAGTTGTTCGGCCTGCCGGTATGGCTGCAGGACCTGAGCCCGTTCCGGCACTCCTTTGCCATGCCCGTGGAGGCCTTCGACCTGACCGGGGCCATGGTCCTGGCCGTCGTCGCGGCCGCCTTCGCGGGCCTCGCCGCCTACTCCATCCAACGCCGGGACGTGACTGCGTGA
- a CDS encoding ABC transporter ATP-binding protein: MNAATQPVIETRGLVKDFGSTRALDGLNLSVAAGEIHGFLGPNGAGKSTTLRVLLGLIRPTAGTATVFGLDPWADPVATHRDIAYVPGDVSLWPNLSGGEAIDLLAGLRGGADANLRRELIEEFEFDPRKKARTYSKGNRQKVALIAAFSRPARLYLLDEPSAGLDPLMDSVFRRQIERVTRDGATVLLSSHILSEVEQLCNRITIIRSGTVVETGTLGELRHLKRTHFRVTGLAEPARLAGMPGTHGLSVDGGAAEFDADAANLGAVLAGIAEPGISGISVAPPSLESLFLRHYSDGNGSEVR; the protein is encoded by the coding sequence ATGAATGCAGCGACACAACCTGTCATCGAGACCCGGGGCCTTGTCAAGGATTTCGGCAGTACACGGGCACTGGACGGCCTGAACCTGAGCGTCGCCGCCGGTGAAATCCACGGTTTCCTGGGCCCCAACGGTGCGGGCAAGTCCACCACCCTAAGGGTGCTTCTGGGACTGATCCGCCCCACTGCCGGTACGGCCACAGTGTTCGGCCTGGATCCCTGGGCTGACCCTGTGGCCACGCACCGGGACATCGCCTACGTCCCGGGAGATGTGAGCCTGTGGCCGAATCTTTCCGGCGGAGAGGCCATCGATCTGCTCGCCGGCCTGCGCGGAGGCGCCGACGCGAATCTGCGCCGCGAGCTCATCGAGGAGTTTGAGTTCGACCCGCGCAAAAAAGCCCGCACCTACTCCAAAGGAAACCGCCAGAAGGTTGCCCTGATTGCCGCCTTTTCCCGCCCCGCCCGGCTGTATCTGCTGGACGAACCCAGCGCCGGCCTGGACCCCCTGATGGATTCCGTGTTCCGCCGCCAGATCGAACGAGTCACCAGGGACGGAGCCACCGTCCTGCTCTCCAGCCACATACTCAGCGAAGTTGAACAGCTGTGTAACCGGATCACCATCATCCGTTCCGGAACCGTCGTCGAAACCGGGACCCTAGGTGAACTCCGGCACCTGAAACGCACCCACTTCCGGGTCACCGGCCTAGCTGAGCCGGCACGGCTGGCTGGGATGCCCGGCACCCACGGGCTCAGCGTCGATGGCGGCGCTGCCGAGTTCGACGCCGATGCCGCCAATCTGGGGGCAGTCCTGGCCGGCATCGCCGAGCCTGGAATCAGCGGTATTTCGGTGGCTCCACCGTCCTTGGAATCGCTGTTCCTGCGGCACTACAGCGACGGCAACGGCAGCGAGGTGCGCTGA
- a CDS encoding amino acid permease gives MSSVAYAIEAALRALNGDLALLVPTMVLVVAIIALVILNYRQLVIRYPQGGGASAAVGEAFGDRWSFIPIGALVVDFVLTIAISVSAGASAAIAYFPVLAPWRLILALALVILVGAATWFGHLGRLVFAAMTVAFIIVSALVLLYGLGATPQQVGTITDAPGHPPIIAVVLAFPVAMALATGVEAPSSAIAQLGQLDDAGRSHFGRITLWLTLGIVGSITLGLTLEAAHLQVGIPPEDSTQIAELARLAAPEPVFAAFQLVTALLLLSAASSSFQAGPGLLKALARHTNRQGDAVGILPPPLGRTNTHHTPYWGVALFIAMACAVTALAGGVDQELVLYYAVSVFLSFLAGLLSMAIFSHRDGRRGYLIMNIAGAAVVAFTLIANLSRGLPIISLAAALIIAAVLYGAWVSAGRPRGIRNVEAEAETEETS, from the coding sequence GTGTCTTCAGTCGCTTACGCCATCGAAGCAGCTCTTCGGGCCCTGAACGGTGACCTGGCTTTGCTCGTGCCCACAATGGTTCTCGTCGTGGCAATCATTGCCCTGGTGATCCTCAATTACCGGCAACTGGTAATCCGGTACCCGCAGGGCGGCGGCGCCTCGGCAGCAGTCGGCGAAGCTTTCGGGGACCGGTGGTCCTTCATCCCGATCGGCGCGCTGGTGGTGGACTTCGTCCTCACGATCGCGATCAGCGTCTCGGCCGGGGCATCTGCGGCGATCGCTTACTTTCCCGTCCTGGCGCCGTGGCGGCTGATACTGGCACTGGCCCTGGTCATCCTCGTCGGGGCAGCGACGTGGTTCGGGCACCTGGGACGGCTGGTGTTCGCCGCTATGACCGTGGCATTCATCATCGTCTCCGCCCTCGTCCTCCTCTACGGCCTCGGCGCCACACCCCAACAAGTGGGAACCATCACCGACGCACCGGGACACCCTCCGATCATCGCCGTCGTCTTGGCCTTCCCCGTGGCCATGGCCCTGGCCACGGGCGTGGAAGCACCGTCTTCGGCAATCGCCCAGCTGGGCCAGCTCGATGATGCCGGCCGGAGCCACTTCGGGAGAATCACGCTATGGCTGACTCTCGGCATCGTCGGCTCGATCACGCTCGGCCTAACGCTCGAAGCGGCACACCTGCAGGTCGGCATCCCACCCGAGGACAGCACCCAGATCGCAGAACTTGCCCGGCTGGCCGCCCCCGAACCGGTCTTCGCCGCCTTCCAGCTCGTGACCGCCCTGCTGCTTCTCTCCGCCGCAAGCTCGTCGTTCCAGGCAGGCCCCGGCCTCCTCAAGGCCCTCGCCCGCCACACCAACCGACAAGGCGATGCTGTCGGCATCCTTCCTCCCCCACTGGGACGCACAAACACCCACCACACCCCGTACTGGGGTGTGGCGCTGTTCATCGCGATGGCATGTGCCGTCACCGCCTTAGCTGGCGGCGTCGACCAGGAACTTGTGCTCTATTACGCTGTGTCAGTTTTTCTGAGTTTCCTCGCTGGTCTGCTTTCCATGGCGATCTTCTCCCACCGGGACGGCCGCCGCGGCTACCTCATCATGAACATTGCAGGCGCCGCAGTGGTGGCGTTCACCCTGATCGCCAACCTCTCCCGGGGCCTGCCGATTATCAGTCTGGCCGCAGCCCTGATCATCGCAGCCGTCCTGTACGGGGCGTGGGTCAGCGCCGGCCGCCCGCGCGGCATCCGCAACGTCGAGGCAGAAGCTGAAACCGAGGAGACGTCCTAG
- a CDS encoding TrkH family potassium uptake protein, with protein MQPRIKAQGDSVGRGLLHPVRSVPLAFLGVILLGSGLLMLPAARTAADADPVLPALFTAVSAVCVTGLITVDTPTFWTPFGHAVILGLIQVGGFGIMTLATLLALLVRKSIGLRGQLVAQSETHTLNFGDVRSVLFRVARIMIAFEAVTAVLLSVRFWFAYEGNPGTALWYGTFHAVSAFNNAGFALYSDSLIGFADDPWIIIPVCLAVIAGGLGFPVLIALLRGGVRMKDWTVHLRLTVYGTLLLLAAGFALFGAFEWNRDETLGPMTLGGKLLATLAGSVFPRTAGFNTIDYASAAPETLMVTNILMFIGGGSAGTAGGIKITTFLVLGFAIWNEIRGREHVTIAHRSISSSAQRQALSVALLGVAAVVIGTLLLLMFTDHSLEKVLFESISAFATVGVSTGITYDLPASAQWVLMVLMFTGRIGTITVASALALSSRPRLYQLPEERPIIG; from the coding sequence CTGCAGCCACGGATCAAAGCCCAGGGCGACAGCGTCGGACGTGGGCTGCTGCATCCCGTCCGGTCAGTGCCTCTGGCGTTCCTCGGCGTGATCCTCCTGGGCTCCGGACTCCTCATGCTCCCCGCCGCGCGCACGGCTGCGGACGCGGACCCTGTACTCCCCGCGCTGTTCACCGCCGTCTCCGCCGTCTGCGTCACAGGCCTGATCACAGTCGACACCCCCACATTCTGGACGCCCTTCGGCCACGCCGTGATCCTTGGACTGATTCAAGTCGGCGGATTCGGCATCATGACCCTGGCAACCTTGCTGGCACTGCTCGTACGCAAGAGCATCGGGCTCCGGGGCCAGCTCGTCGCTCAGTCCGAAACACACACCCTGAACTTCGGCGACGTCCGCTCCGTCCTGTTCCGGGTGGCCAGGATCATGATCGCTTTCGAAGCAGTCACAGCTGTCTTACTCTCCGTCCGCTTCTGGTTTGCCTACGAAGGCAATCCAGGCACCGCCCTCTGGTACGGGACGTTTCACGCTGTTTCGGCGTTCAACAACGCCGGTTTTGCCCTCTACAGCGACAGCCTGATCGGTTTCGCCGACGACCCCTGGATCATCATCCCTGTCTGCTTGGCAGTGATCGCCGGAGGGCTAGGATTCCCTGTACTCATCGCCCTCCTCAGGGGCGGCGTCAGGATGAAAGACTGGACCGTCCACCTGCGCCTGACCGTCTACGGCACGCTGCTGCTCCTGGCCGCCGGGTTCGCACTCTTCGGTGCCTTTGAATGGAACCGCGATGAAACTCTGGGCCCCATGACGTTGGGCGGGAAACTACTGGCAACCCTGGCTGGCAGCGTCTTTCCCCGCACGGCAGGGTTCAACACCATCGACTACGCCTCCGCAGCCCCGGAAACCCTTATGGTCACCAACATCCTGATGTTCATTGGCGGCGGCAGCGCCGGTACCGCCGGCGGCATCAAGATCACCACGTTCCTGGTTCTCGGATTCGCCATCTGGAACGAGATCCGGGGCCGTGAACACGTGACCATCGCCCACCGCTCCATCAGCTCCTCCGCCCAACGCCAGGCCCTCTCAGTTGCGCTCCTTGGAGTCGCCGCCGTCGTCATCGGCACACTGCTCCTCCTGATGTTCACGGACCACAGCCTCGAGAAAGTCCTCTTCGAATCAATATCCGCATTCGCCACCGTCGGTGTCAGCACCGGGATCACTTACGACCTGCCCGCCAGCGCGCAATGGGTACTTATGGTTCTCATGTTCACCGGCCGCATCGGCACCATCACCGTCGCCTCGGCACTGGCACTGTCGTCCCGCCCACGGCTATACCAACTCCCCGAAGAACGACCCATCATCGGCTAG
- a CDS encoding glycosyltransferase codes for MKDVPMKVLIMTLGTRGDVQPFIALARGLMAAGHEVVLTAPQRFEGSLPAKACRSRAWTTARCG; via the coding sequence ATGAAAGATGTACCGATGAAGGTATTGATCATGACACTGGGGACGCGCGGTGATGTCCAGCCGTTCATAGCGCTGGCACGGGGTTTAATGGCCGCAGGGCACGAAGTTGTACTCACCGCGCCGCAACGGTTCGAGGGTTCGCTGCCGGCCAAGGCGTGCCGTTCGCGGGCGTGGACGACGGCCCGATGCGGCTGA
- a CDS encoding zinc-ribbon domain-containing protein — translation MLLLFGLKTVVRALPGRYSACRYCSQYVEQYLEERASKFTLFFIPIFTMSRSYRITCSNCGQRSSLSKRGMKALARR, via the coding sequence ATGCTCCTACTCTTCGGCCTCAAGACCGTTGTGCGCGCATTGCCCGGCCGGTATTCAGCGTGCCGCTACTGCAGCCAGTACGTGGAGCAGTACCTCGAAGAAAGGGCGTCCAAATTCACCCTGTTCTTCATCCCGATTTTCACCATGTCCCGCAGCTACCGCATCACCTGCTCCAACTGCGGGCAGCGCTCGTCGCTGTCGAAAAGGGGGATGAAGGCACTGGCCCGCCGGTAG
- a CDS encoding MarR family winged helix-turn-helix transcriptional regulator, with product MALAQQNRPAGWSTHRLLSTAARLDERRINRRLVGLGLTKSSFDALDCVEELGPATQNLLADELGITAQSLGKILDRLRDLGLLTKERGAGDGRSRSVRLTPRGRSVLRTAEELVRGLPRPELEAEVGLRQHLEQHIAHLTETQHDQRQKTEAKLGASRDARTGS from the coding sequence ATGGCTTTGGCCCAGCAGAACAGACCGGCAGGATGGTCCACCCACCGCCTTTTGTCGACGGCGGCGCGGTTGGATGAGCGCAGGATCAACCGCAGACTCGTCGGCCTGGGGCTCACCAAATCGTCCTTCGACGCGCTGGACTGCGTGGAGGAGCTTGGCCCGGCAACCCAGAACCTGCTGGCCGATGAGCTGGGCATTACAGCCCAGAGCCTGGGCAAGATCCTGGACCGTCTCAGGGACCTGGGCCTCCTGACCAAGGAGCGCGGCGCGGGCGACGGACGCAGCAGGAGTGTCCGGCTGACGCCCCGCGGGCGGTCCGTGCTGCGGACGGCCGAGGAACTGGTCCGCGGGCTGCCCCGCCCCGAACTGGAGGCCGAGGTGGGCCTCCGGCAGCATCTGGAACAGCACATTGCCCATCTCACGGAGACACAACACGACCAGAGGCAAAAAACGGAGGCCAAGTTGGGCGCGTCACGGGATGCTCGGACCGGTTCCTGA
- a CDS encoding sensor domain-containing phosphodiesterase: MEYLKFSAVTGRALPGNLHQNPSGQRTFVCLFAALVAFALAAAAGLILVPTALFHHPELQVAAGSLALAVVAATLCGTFHYVRATRRDMMLGRGAVHLIDTVLSTSQEWLWAVDEQTNFTFSSRASLTLLGYTPGELLGQPCELVMDLEDLARAQQSIAAVHGTDGSAWEGLIVRCRHRDGSPVWVEASGRVRRSADGTRAGSEGTSRRLAPSTAKEAATNASRTRIRDIISQQRLLTAFQPIHDISAGRVIGVEALSRFVDDDGASADSWFQEALAVGCATELEFAALETGLKAAEQLPLNLYVSLNISPETCLDPRLPGLLGDSPVPSDRIVLELTERLQVEDYGPLAAALEPLRRRGVRIAVDDAGSGFASMRHILRLRPDIIKLDRSLIAGISDHAGQHALGAAMVEFAKQINATIVAEGIETTDELAAVTRLGMFAAQGYLLGRPSIQPADWASWLPEDNAVGSSAHQNRPKTSTRSLDGGRIHDTRR; the protein is encoded by the coding sequence GTGGAATACCTGAAGTTCTCCGCGGTCACCGGGCGCGCTCTGCCGGGCAACCTCCACCAAAACCCATCAGGACAACGCACGTTTGTCTGCCTGTTCGCTGCCTTGGTGGCCTTCGCGCTGGCCGCCGCGGCGGGTCTGATCCTGGTCCCCACAGCGCTGTTCCATCATCCGGAGCTTCAGGTTGCGGCCGGAAGCCTTGCCCTGGCAGTGGTCGCCGCCACCTTATGTGGAACCTTCCACTATGTCCGCGCCACCCGCCGGGACATGATGCTGGGCCGGGGAGCAGTGCACCTCATTGACACCGTCCTGTCCACTAGCCAGGAATGGCTCTGGGCAGTGGACGAACAGACAAACTTCACGTTCTCCAGCCGTGCCAGCCTGACGCTCCTTGGCTACACGCCGGGTGAACTGCTCGGCCAACCATGCGAGCTGGTGATGGACCTGGAGGATCTGGCCCGGGCCCAGCAGTCCATCGCGGCAGTGCACGGTACAGACGGGTCCGCCTGGGAGGGCCTGATCGTCCGCTGCCGGCATCGCGACGGCAGCCCGGTTTGGGTTGAAGCGTCCGGAAGGGTCCGCCGCTCTGCAGACGGCACACGTGCCGGGTCCGAAGGGACCAGCCGGCGCCTGGCACCCAGTACCGCGAAGGAAGCTGCCACGAACGCCAGCAGAACGCGCATCCGGGACATTATCAGCCAGCAGCGGCTGCTGACCGCATTCCAGCCGATTCATGATATTTCCGCCGGGCGTGTTATCGGCGTTGAGGCGCTCTCACGGTTCGTGGACGACGACGGCGCCAGCGCCGACTCCTGGTTCCAGGAGGCCCTCGCGGTGGGGTGTGCGACGGAGTTGGAGTTCGCGGCCCTGGAGACTGGCCTCAAGGCTGCCGAACAGCTGCCCTTGAACCTCTATGTTTCCCTGAATATCTCCCCGGAGACCTGCTTGGACCCCCGGCTGCCCGGGCTATTAGGTGACTCGCCCGTACCTTCGGACCGTATTGTCCTGGAACTGACTGAACGTCTCCAAGTCGAGGACTACGGCCCGCTTGCCGCGGCGCTGGAACCCTTGCGGCGCCGCGGCGTCCGCATCGCCGTGGACGATGCCGGCTCGGGGTTCGCCTCCATGCGCCATATCCTTCGTCTCCGGCCGGACATCATCAAACTGGACCGCAGCCTCATCGCCGGAATCTCGGACCACGCCGGACAACACGCCCTCGGCGCAGCAATGGTGGAATTCGCGAAACAGATCAATGCCACGATCGTGGCCGAAGGCATCGAAACGACCGACGAACTCGCGGCCGTCACTCGTCTCGGAATGTTTGCCGCTCAGGGCTACCTGCTCGGCAGGCCCTCTATCCAGCCAGCGGACTGGGCATCATGGCTGCCGGAGGATAACGCTGTCGGCAGCTCCGCACATCAAAATCGCCCAAAAACCTCCACGAGGTCCCTGGACGGAGGCCGCATTCATGACACTCGGAGGTAG
- a CDS encoding Hpt domain-containing protein yields the protein MTLGGSTVGGDLPLLDPTVLRDLEEQLGGPEIVFAFARDYASLWIQRHQKIAAAVKRADRDQALDAVISLKVSSAMAGGTRITWLAEALEALIRAGDFSAGLTLLGAVKYQGSATVEELQSTYLMSAG from the coding sequence ATGACACTCGGAGGTAGCACCGTGGGCGGGGACCTGCCCTTGCTGGATCCCACCGTCCTTCGCGATCTGGAGGAACAGCTGGGCGGCCCGGAAATCGTCTTCGCTTTTGCCCGGGATTACGCCAGTCTGTGGATCCAGCGGCACCAAAAGATAGCGGCCGCGGTGAAGCGTGCGGACCGTGATCAAGCCCTTGACGCGGTAATCAGCCTGAAAGTCTCGTCTGCCATGGCCGGCGGAACGCGCATCACCTGGCTCGCAGAGGCACTTGAGGCACTCATACGCGCCGGGGACTTCTCGGCCGGACTGACGCTTTTGGGGGCCGTCAAATACCAGGGCTCTGCAACCGTGGAGGAACTGCAGAGCACCTACCTCATGAGCGCCGGTTAG